The nucleotide sequence CAAACTTCTCACCACCATGAACCATTCTGTGACCTACACCCTTAATGCTTTTGAGGTCTTTAATGGCACCTATCTCTGGATCAAGAAGGGTGTCAATTATGAGTTTTATTGCCTCTCTATGATCAGGACACTCATGCTCAATTTTCACTTCTTTTCTTCCTGGAACAAGATGTCTTATAAATGAACCCCCAATAGTTACTCTCTCCACAATTCCTCTTGCAAGGGTTCTCTTCTTGTCCCAGCTGTAAAGTAAATACTTAACAGAAGAACTTCCACAGTTCAAGGTGAGTATGTCCATCTTTTTCCTCCTATTTTTAGTTAGAGTTTAGTTTTATTATAATACAAAAAATAAATGAGGGGGCAAAAGCCCCCTATAAGATGTGGAAAGATTAACCTTACTTAAGGTCTTCAAGTGCTTTAATGAGCAATGTAAGGTATGTTAGAGCTGGTCCACCACCCATCAATGCTCCAACAAAACCTGCTTCAATTATCTCCTCCTTTGTTGCTCCAGCTTTCAATGCGTTGTTTGTATGGAAGGCAATGCAGTATTTACATCTTGCATTTACAGCAAGTGCAACAGAGATGAGTTCTTTAACCTTTGTTGAGAGCTTGCCTTCTCCTTCAATTCCATGAACAAGGTCAATAAAGAGTTTCACATACTCTGGATGAGTCTTTTTTAGCTCTCCAAGTGCTCCCATAAATTCATCCAATGTAGCTTTCATGTTCTCTGCCATTTTTCACCTCCTAAAAATTTTTCATAACAATTATACCATAAAATGTTAAATTTTAATCAAAAAAATCCTATAGATTTTTGAAAAATTTTTTCTAAAAGCAACCTTTATCAAAAAGACTCATACAAAAAATGGTAAAATTGAAAAAGAAACTTATTTTAAAGGAGATAAAAAATGGAGAAGAAAGAAGAGGTTTTAAAAGCGTTAAGGAAGGTTGTAGATCCTGAAATAGGAAAAAATATAGTGGATTTAGGTATGGTTAAGGACCTAACTGTTGAAGATGACAAAGTCTCCTTCACCCTTGCCCTTACCGTTTCAGAGTGTCCTCTGAAAAATGAAATGAAGAACAACGCTGAAAAGGTACTTAAAGAGTTGGGTTTCAAAGAGGTGAATATTACATTTGGAAAACTTACAGAGGAAGAAATAAAAAAGATATTTCCAAACTGGACAGGAAAACCACCAATCCTTGAGAAGGGGAACATTAAGCATCTCATAGCTATTGGCTCTGGAAAGGGTGGTGTTGGCAAATCCACTGTGGTAACGAACCTTGCCATAGCATTGTCAAAATTGGGATACAGAACTGGAATTCTTGATGCAGATATACATGGACCAAATATACCAATAATGTTTGGGATAAAGGAAAAACCATACGGTATTGACAACAAAATAATACCCCATGAAAGGTTTGGTGTAAGGGTTATGTCCCTTGGTTTTATGATGAGTGGAGAGGGTTCTCCTGTAATATGGAGAGGTCCACTTGTAACAAAGGCAATAAAGGAATTGTTCCAATTCACAGTGTGGGGAGACCTTGATTTCCTCTTAATTGACCTTCCCCCTGGAACAGGAGATGCAACAATTACAGTTGGACAATCTCTCCCGTTGACAAGCGCCATTGTAGTAACAACGCCACAGAGAGTGGCAGTGTCTGATGCTTTAAGAAGTGCAAAAACCTTTGAAAAATTAAATGTAAAGCTTCTTGGTGTCATTGAAAATATGAGCTACTTTATATGCCCTGATTCTGGAAAGAGATACAACATATTTGGAGAGGGTGGGGGAGAGGCAATGAGTATTGCGTTAAAGGTTCCTCTTCTTGGGAAGATACCAATGGAACTTGACTTGAGAGAGGGGGGAGATAGAGGTGAACCAATAACCGTAAAGAATCCTGAATCTGCCTCATCAAAGGCATTTTTTGAGATAGCAAAGAAGGTGGTGGAATTAACAGGTGTATCCAAAAAGTCTACTTAAACTAATTGATGTTCTTGAGAGGCTTCCTGGGATAGGACCAAAGAGCGCAGAGAGACTTGCTCTCTACATACTGAGGATGTCACCTGATAGAGTGGATGAACTAATCAAATCCATTGAGGAGGCAAGAAGTAAAGTAAAGAGGTGTAAGATTTGCTTTAACCTTACAGAGGATGAGATCTGCAGTATATGTAAAGATGAAGGAAGAGATCACTCAACAATTCTTGTCGTTGAGGAAGTAAAGGATTTGGTAAGGATAGAAAATCTTGGCTACTATAAAGGGGTTTACCATGTCCTTGGAGGTCACATATCTA is from Caldisericia bacterium and encodes:
- the recR gene encoding recombination protein RecR; this encodes MYPKSLLKLIDVLERLPGIGPKSAERLALYILRMSPDRVDELIKSIEEARSKVKRCKICFNLTEDEICSICKDEGRDHSTILVVEEVKDLVRIENLGYYKGVYHVLGGHISTHGKVGVEHLTIRELEERVKEGNVKEVIFALSPQWEGDITKEYIKKILKKYPVKISSLARGISGSTYLEAIDDTSLLEALKERREEK
- a CDS encoding carboxymuconolactone decarboxylase family protein translates to MAENMKATLDEFMGALGELKKTHPEYVKLFIDLVHGIEGEGKLSTKVKELISVALAVNARCKYCIAFHTNNALKAGATKEEIIEAGFVGALMGGGPALTYLTLLIKALEDLK
- a CDS encoding Mrp/NBP35 family ATP-binding protein; this translates as MEKKEEVLKALRKVVDPEIGKNIVDLGMVKDLTVEDDKVSFTLALTVSECPLKNEMKNNAEKVLKELGFKEVNITFGKLTEEEIKKIFPNWTGKPPILEKGNIKHLIAIGSGKGGVGKSTVVTNLAIALSKLGYRTGILDADIHGPNIPIMFGIKEKPYGIDNKIIPHERFGVRVMSLGFMMSGEGSPVIWRGPLVTKAIKELFQFTVWGDLDFLLIDLPPGTGDATITVGQSLPLTSAIVVTTPQRVAVSDALRSAKTFEKLNVKLLGVIENMSYFICPDSGKRYNIFGEGGGEAMSIALKVPLLGKIPMELDLREGGDRGEPITVKNPESASSKAFFEIAKKVVELTGVSKKST